GCACAATTAGCCAGATTAGACACCTaacctttctctcttttttatttatgaaatgttacttagtctgtaatgtttgtaatgtggttGGTGAATATAACGgctagactttgtttatgaatatagatcaattgaaaaaaacaataatctaCAACTCGAAATATGTTGTATCAGCAAATTACTCACAAATTCTTCTTTAAACTGAATGGACAAGAAAGCATGATATAATGGAGACTTTGATCGggccataaaaaaaatcatgatacaATGTTTTCTCCATATTGCCCATCCTTACTGCCTTGTGTTATAAATTCTTGTTTTCCAGCAGGATCTCACAGGCTACAAGGGTGAGACACGAGTTATTCATGAATGAATTACAAGTACCCTGATGCCATTTTagcatattttgatttttttttataatgacaATTAAGCTCATCATTAAGTTTATAGTTTATATAGTGCCTCTGTCAGGGGCTGCCTAACTTTGCATTATAGTAAAGCACACCCCTTCCTCTATTCCAAACCAGACACAGCTTTAGCTGAAGACTGttcagcatgagtctggttATGCTTAAGGTTTCATGCCTGTTAAAATTCTTCCTTGTCACTATAATTATGCCTAATGTTATTAAGTGCTTTATTCGTGGTGATTTATTTTGGATCATTGAAAATGATATAACAGGACAGtcttagaccagtggttctaaactggtccAACCACAGGATGTAATAGCACCTCCTTATTAGAAATTGCAACCCAAGGTGAGGTGGTCAGGTTAAGTggtgtcccaattctcttttgaatcaagGGGTAAGGCCcttgaaatgaagatttttcaggaccacacttgaaacgaaggggtatgatgaatttcccctcCATGCACTGCATTCAACTGCGAAATGCCACAACAGACTACGAAGGAAGcgcataaatgaaaaatatttttggcataattattatagaaaacacaacagttgtATTTTCTCATAAATTCAATCTTTAGCCACTGAGGATTGaagtttgttgtatttttggtaTCTACACATGTAAACGAGGGTTATTAATTGTATAAATAagtggagaagatcaacacagtTTGAACAAAATGGTCGAAGCTTTATAGTCAACTCCGATGACGCAGCTGTTTAtcggcaatgtgtgatgataaACTGCAATCAAGTGGCGTCTCATTTCtaaaaggagacatattttgtccttttaagaaaagtttatattgttctcataAGTCCTTCAAAcgtgtgaagtttgttgctgaaaaacactccggtataggatttttacatgtctacaaacccctctgtttcagccctgctcagaatgagccatttctgtctgtggctttaaatgttaatgagctgcctGACTCCGCTCCTGaacacacccctctcaggaaatgaatgtggcactcctgattatacagacactttcatccaaagttaaggacctgccTGGGATTCAACCATCAATCAcccagatcaaagtcagcagggtaacccactgagctatccagcatctaaACTGGCAGctaagaggaagatcaggagactTTCTTCCAttcagggagggccaaccaaaccttgGGGCGgatgcttactccccatgtgagaTCATgggggtaaaatctgagaacggcttgtttcagcacacattttctgaaaggtggagaaagagggtggaagggaatggatttttctggtgctttggggaattgtggacaggccaggggcacacattCTTGTTAGAAAACCCTTGGGGGctaaaagggatttttgcacaatatttcCCCTTTAAGGGAAGACTTTCACCCCGTCCCTTACCAttctgtttcaaggggcaaggggaaggggtagatgaagaggaaggtctaaggggtagaaatgggattggcccttaGTTATGATCTTGAGATAACCAacatttttggccaaaaaaaaataaatgtttacagtAAATTGTTACTgtatttttcagttattttatgGGGAATTTTGAAGGTTAGCAGTATTTCTTCTATTATTGTATCCTCTCCAAACTTttgtgattttaacattttcttgtAGAAGTGATGTTTCCATACCAAAGCCTTGTATTAAATGGTCTGAATGCTTTATTAGAAATGTATACCCAAACTCCAACAGAATGAGACAAACACAGAAGTGTTCAACAGATGTTGCATCAAACACACAAGCCTCCAAAGCAAAGTGACACACATTTATAACCTGTTAACTATCTGGGAAACTCTTGAACAGGATCTTTTCTCTCACCCTTGGAAGATATCACACGTGTTGTGCCTGCTACAATGTGCATCCACTGTCTTGAACACTGGCATAGAAAAACACGTGCACATTGGCAAAGGTACAACTATATGCAGATTTTTACACTCCGATATCATGATCTCAACACAAGCTGGGAATTGCACAAGcatatctgtttattttagatgctgaaatatgtttaaaaatgaaattgttAAATATTTGCAGATGTTGGCATACATTGAAAACCCAATTTCTAGCATAACTCGtttttaaattaacaaacaaaataagTGCATTTTACAATACAAACATTAAAGGGAAAaatctttcatttaaaaaatctactttttttggaaaataggcattttgatttttttttcttttggattaGAAATCACAATGTTCAATACATAACCTgacatagcaaaaaaaaaaaaaaaagagaaagaaaaaaggaaacagagagagagagagaaggtgtAAGACATCAGCACATCCCATTACAGTCGTTTAAGTCAATGAACATTAACATTTTCATTTGAACAGAATTGTCCATGCAGAACAGAACAGCAAAGCACAGCACTGTATGTCCCTATGGTTCTCTGTGCATGTCTGTATAAAACAGTCCTTCCCTGTCGCTCCCTCGAAGGGTTTCACTTTGGAAACTGCGTAGAGAGACGAGGTTTCTTCTCCAACATGGCTGCCAACTCATGTCTTGTGTCTCTCTTCAACTGACATAACACGCTTTCAGTTCTGAGGCGACATCTGTATTCATCTACTCTAGGTCAGGCATTTCTGGGGAgagacaaaagtaaaaacatgatgTGCATTAGCACGATTAAAGCCAGTGTTTCTGACAGAATGAGACTATATTTGGGTGGTGGGCTGGCCTTATTTCATAGATTTCCTTTTTGGGTTTCTGCCCTTTTCACAGTACTTTATATAGACTCTCAACATCACAGGTCTTGAGAAATGTTTACTTGATGTTCCATAATATTGCAGGTGAGCTGTGTGTGAATACTTATTGTTGTAAAGGCAGCAAattgcatccatcatccatgagTGCAGGGGCCTATTTCATAAAGTAGGTTTGGTGAAAACCTTGATCATTTCAGGTGCATTATTCACATTTATTCTGAAGAAAAAATTCATGTTGTTTTATGAATACTAAAGACACCAGACTACATTTCGGACTCCAAAAAGCTGGTTCGTGCATTTATATCCAGCAGGTTAGATTACAGCAATGCCCTTTTTGCTGGACTTCCTAAAAAGTAAATTGGAAGGCTCCAGCTCATCCAAAACACTGCTGCCAGAGTGCTTACaaggacaaagaaaacaacatattACACCTGTACTGAAAAAtcttcactggcttcctgttcTGTACAgaattgatttcaaaatgttacTTCTAGTCTTTAAGTCTCTGAATGCTATGGCACCCCAATATCTTTCTGACCTTCTCACTACCATCCCATCAGACCTCTCTGATCATCAGGCATGTGTCTCCTCAATGTAcctaaaattaaaacttaatCTGGCAAAGGTGCATTTAGTCAGTATGGTGCTGTCCTCTGGAGCAAACTGCCTGCTGACTTGAGAGCTGCAGAAACACTTAGTTCTTTCAAAAGTGGccttaaaatgctgattttctCTCAAACCTTTGGCTTTTAGGTTATCTTTGTGTGCAAACTTGTTCATGGATTTGAATATCCCCCTTTTAGGCAATCCCAACATTAGTATATGCAAATTTTTGTACAGATTGGTGCAAGGTGTTTCCAAGATCAATGATTATTTTGCctgaaatttctgtttttcttgactCAATGGTGTatctttgttgctgtttgttttgcgtctgtttttatcctctgtgaagcacattgagtttacattagtatgaaatgtgctataaaaataaaattgaattgaactgaattaaAGCCCCTGTcaagtgattaaaaaacatttattttaggtttgttgtatggcaGACAACTGTGCTATGAACTACCAGGCCAAGTTTCATGCATGAAAAAATCTCTAAGTtaataaaatcaagcttcaaaatcatgaaaattgaggcagtaaaatatgctctaggatggtgtgggggtgttggctaaatgagctgaagccacacccactcatgagaaataaagtcctcacaaattttaaaaatgctacaatctgaatggatgACTAATCTGTTACAACTCTCTTTTTTaagccaccagagaaacaatcacatttatgtcatgacaCAAAGACAGCTTAGAACTCAACAGTCTCGTCCTGTATTTTAACACTTCATATATTCATTGTATCTAATGTTCTGAGTCACGTCCTTCTCCTGTTTTTGGAATGTCtttgttaagttgctgctgaaaacactccatttcctgatgttgctcttcaaaataaaagatttcaATAATGTTTAGCAAttgagtgttaattttgacagccttggcacatgtctatcatcagatactttactaaacttAAGCATTGCCAGGCTAGCAGACAAGAAGGACTGAATTCACTGTTTTCTGACCGTCTTACAAATCTTTCTGTTACGGTGTTTTTAATGTTACATagactgtggctgatagatctggaaaatttacctcacaacGAACAAagacacagcatgtagctggttgTTAACTTTCAACGACAGCAGTTACAGCAGCTAACAGACTGTAGTAAGATGAGCTGCTTGGTCATTTTATATCTTTGCGTTAGGGGGGCAGGGTAATTTTCCATAGTAACCAGTGACATGACGGGGTGCTTCACtcgccctgcccaaattaaaccaagccagaaaagaggtgaaaaaccaaatggtctaaataaaaaaatcagtcacacatagatctcagtgttttcacatgtttaaagCACCCTTACGCCTACATATtgagtgtgttaagacaaattTGGGacttcactttacagggactttataGAAACATCTTCATTGAACACTGCATGCTTTTGTCAAAGAGCACAGATGAAGGGGATGCATTCCTCCATGTGGAGTTATGTTTACAACGGTAAATGGTATTACCATTTTTCATTtcctaaaaataaatgaataatcaTAGAGGATGAAGTACATGGACCTTCTGTTGTTACCTTATGCCATGAATCGTATCGGGGCTCCATTGATGATGGCTTTTCATGATTGTGCTGCCCACACTGAGCTCTTAATGAATCCACTCAGAATTGATGTACCTAACTCAAATCTGCCGTTCTGAAACTAAAAACTCAAGTGTTTCTCATCTGAGGGTGGATCAACTCAGAGCATGTGGCTAGTTTCTGAGTTTGTTGAACCTCCTTTGTGAAATGGGCCCAAGGAGTACAAGATAATATCAGTAgtaagcagcagcagaaaaatgttAGAACAATGGCCTTAAAACTTGATGTCTACATTGAGACTTCACAAAGTGGCTCTACTGGCTAGACATACTAGTGGATGTGTCTTGCATTGATGATGAAAAAtatatccattttttttccaaaaaaagaagaaaaaacttgGGTGGTTGTAAAAATAACTGTATGGCCCATTAAGTATGGTCtatgtgtgggaaacactggactAAATTTGAATCTAAGCAAATAGTTACACATGAACACTGTAAAATGTTTGACCAATAATTTATTTCTCAATAATATCAGCAATCTATGTGTTGGATTAAATAGAAAATGCCAAGCTATGATTAATGTTACCTAAAAATATGATGTAAATTCAAAACAATTCCACAAGGTAAGCTGATATATATGACTGATCATCTAATAATAATGAATTTATATTCACTAAATATTTGGATACAATCAAactcaatgaaaaaaatgaactttaataGCTCAAATTTTCAACATGTTTGCTTTTTCTCAACCATTTACTATACTGTTCTTGGATGTCTTTACCCAAAATTAGCAATAATTTTGGATCTTAATTTTcataatttctttatttgttaaataaattttCCACTGACTTCAACACTGAAGGGAAAAAGGGACTGAAAATAGCACAATGCTTGTCAAGCTGACTTACTTTCATCGTCGCTGTCTGCAGAGTCGTGCTGGAAAAAAGCAAATACAATAATCACAATTCTTCAtattattttcagtttgattcatTTCACATTGCTCAAATTTTCACTTAAACATAAACTGCTCTCTTTTATACATAATTATAAAACCCCTACGAGAGACTAACTTTGTACTGATTTTGGTttccctgtggacaaagtggtaCGTTCCATCACTTATCAAGAATCTTTGCCACAAAAGATGTCATAACAGACTGATTCTGCAGCATGCTGTAGaacactgacaactaaagggcAGCAGACGTGTCggacaacatttaaaaaatctggaGATCACTGATCATAACCCCAAAAAGAGCAACCATAACCAGCTAAAAGCCATCCCAGAAGCTCTACTCACATAAAAAACAGTACAAGTATCTAAAAAGGAAACCTACCTCTTCCTCTGCAGCATCTAAATCGGGTAGATCATCTCCCCCCATGCTGTTCATCATCTGCAGAAATGCACAGAACCAACTTATTGACATTACAGTACATTTGGACATGCTGACATGCTTTTGCAGTGTACATGTTTGAATCCTTACCTCTGAGAATTTGTCAAAACTTGACAAGTCCTCATCTGAGTCATCTTCCCAGTCTTTCCAGTTATTGAAATCAACGCTCAGCCAATTGCACTTAGATGAAATAGATTAAATTAGCATCTGTTATACTACAAATCTTTGTCTAAACTGACATGTGATCTGTTAATTTCCACATCCCATTATCTACAGAAAAAGAGTTACCTTTGTCTTCTCTTTGGTAAGTCGTGGCCATGATTTCCCAGCCTCTGCTTTTCgtaaacaacacaacacagacCTGTCAGTGCGTCTGTGTTTGGAACCCttgacagaataaagaaaaactgattGAAGCTCTGAATAAAACtagtgtcaaaaataaaaattggtaAATGGTTGAAAAACCTACATCTGGGTCAATTTCTCCAAAAAGGTCCACTGTATTCTGAAGTTTGACATTATCCGCTCCATTCAAACAGCTgtaagacagagagagacaaggTTATGATATCCCCTTAAGAACTTCAACAAGAACTAAAAACCAACAAGTTGTGTTTCAACCATTCTTTTTTACTGTATAGATCAGGCACCATCATCCAGACGCATCTTCAAACACAGATTTTCTTTATAGCCAGGTGTACACAGTGAGTTTCAATCAGATTCTGACATGATTTTAGAGTAGTTACACTGATTTAGAAGTTAACCATGGTCATGTGTTGACTGTCATGCATAGGGggaaaaaacagctgatcactGCCCAGTCCTGACAGGTTGGATgaatttctgacatgtttgatatccTGGTCATACCACTGCAGATGTCCttacagtgagagcagagccatGGGCAGATTGACAAACTCTGGGGCCTTTTTCCCCATGTCGCTGCTTAGCATCTGAAACCACTATGACAATAGTGGGCATGCCTGTTGAAAGACAATCTCCAATCCATACAACTAGACCACCGGCACAGCTACTGCTTGGTGGAATAACATTGTTTTGTACCCAACATCAAAGAGAATATTTATATTCTGGGAATTAAAGTgttggctttatttttaatcaatactttcagtaaaataaatgtacacaTATCACTCATAGGTCAAAACTTGGCTAAATTtgacagatttgttttttaccaAACTGGTGCTAGAAGAGCCATTGGGAGCTGCAAGAGCAGGCTCTTGTGAGGCTTTTCTATTACATTTAGTGGTTTcactctacttggtttgactcaaTGCTGCAGCCCAGTgcagcaggggatttgcttttccatcacaACCACGCTCCCCATTTGAGGGCatgtctagagctgatgacccaGCGTTCCGAGTTGATGAcattatttcaaagtttggtgcgGCAGTTGTTCCTAAAATACTCCAGCTAGGTGTCCCTGAATGATGACAAGCTTCAGTGACGACACCAAGGCACTTGGAGGTGGGCCTGCATACTGGGCCCTACTCCAGAACAGGaccattttgtgtgtgtggctcAAGTAGCCTGGCATGACCAGAATGGTGAAGGGGAAGtaaatcagcacggcttggtttggatcAGGGcagccaaaagtcatagtgggaAAAACCCCATTAGTAAAGCGAGCCAAATGATCCTGATCACCAAAAAGAGCTTCAAATCCCATCGCTAGAGTTGACACgaaacatttgttgttttgtagcTGCCTGTAGTGTTTGCTGGGGATGCTGTGTATTTGAGATGGAAAAAGGATTTGAACGATACAAACCACTCAATGGGATTGgcacaacattttttaaaaggaaacatttgtcacagtctgtcctgaTTTCACTCATACAGTGCGAGTACTCAGTGGTAAGCGTTGGTTgtatgttgtaaaaaaaaattcagttgtGCAGTAGTGATAGGAATTCTGGTTCTTTTTAGTGACTGAAGAAAAGCCaactctttcagctcccaaacatCTTCTCATTCGGTACAACTTCGGCTTCATTTCACCTGCCAAATTTAGCAAAGTCATATCATATGGttgatatttgtgctggtattCTATTCCAATTCCACTTAATTTCTGTGATTAATAAATCAACTCAAAACACCCTGTGGGTCAAATGAAATCAGTGTTTGACACTATAGAGCTGAAGTAGGTAATTCTGGCACAACctcaccaacttccaaggtgcatggaaaatgaaaacagtCTTGAATGAAACAGATATcaccagcaacacttgtagtttagagaacaattTTATTAGACTGGCACATTTCAGCTCgaagccttcatcagggtcatcctGGGCAGTATGACACGCCTgatgtaaaacattaaacattacaCAATCATGCATGAGACCCTAATCGTTGGTATGCCTGTAGTGGAGTCGTGCG
This window of the Cheilinus undulatus linkage group 11, ASM1832078v1, whole genome shotgun sequence genome carries:
- the ptges3a gene encoding prostaglandin E synthase 3 isoform X2 is translated as MQPASAKWYDRRDSVFVEFCVEDSKDVQVNFEKSKFGFSCLNGADNVKLQNTVDLFGEIDPDGSKHRRTDRSVLCCLRKAEAGKSWPRLTKEKTKCNWLSVDFNNWKDWEDDSDEDLSSFDKFSEMMNSMGGDDLPDLDAAEEEHDSADSDDEKMPDLE
- the ptges3a gene encoding prostaglandin E synthase 3 isoform X1: MQPASAKWYDRRDSVFVEFCVEDSKDVQVNFEKSKFGFSCLNGADNVKLQNTVDLFGEIDPDGSKHRRTDRSVLCCLRKAEAGKSWPRLTKEKTKCNWLSVDFNNWKDWEDDSDEDLSSFDKFSEVRIQTCTLQKHVSMSKCTVMSISWFCAFLQMMNSMGGDDLPDLDAAEEEHDSADSDDEKMPDLE